The genomic region CGCCTGTACGGATGAAGTCCCCGCGCTCGCCCGTCAGCGACGGAAAGGAGGCCAGGAGCCGTTTCGTGTAGGGATGCTGCGGGTTGGTGTAGAGCTCGTAGGCGTCGCCGAGCTCGACGATCTCGCCGCCCTTCATGACCGCGATCCGATCGCTGATCTCCAGCAGCAGGGGAAGGTCGTGCGTGATGAAGATGACGGCGAATCCGAGCTCGGAGCGCAGCCTGGTGATCTCGTCGAGGATCTCGCGCTGCACGACCACGTCGAGCGCGGTGGTCGGCTCGTCCATGATCATCACCTGCGGGTCGAGCGCCATCGCCATCGCGATCATGACGCGCTGACGCATGCCGCCGGAGAGCTCGTGCGGGAACGACTTCAGGCGCGAGCGATCGACGCCGACGCGTTCCAGCAGATCTCCAGCGACCTGTCTGCGTTCCTTCCACTTCATCTCGGGGCGATGAGTCGTGAAGATGTCTTCGAGCTGGGCCTGGACGGAGATCACCGGGTTCAGCGAGTTCATCGCGCCCTGGAACACCATCGAGATCTTGTCCCAGCGGAACGCCCGAAGGTCGGCGCCGCCGAGCGATGCGAGGTCGACGCTGTAGCCCTCACGGGAGTGGAACGTGGCGGACCCCGAGGTGATCAGCGCCGGCGGTTTGAGCAGCCGGGTCACCCCGTAGGCCAGCGTGGACTTGCCGCAGCCGGACTCGCCCGCCAGTCCCAGCACCTCGCCGCGTCCGAGCGTGAGCGACACGTTCTTCACCGCATGGGTCGTGCGCTCGCCGAGGTAGTCGACGCTGAAATCATCGATCGTGAGCACGGGGTCGGTCTCTCTGCGCGGCGGGCGGATGCTCGTTGCCTGGCTCACTTGATGTCCTCCTTCTCGAGGCGCTTGATCTGCTCCGACGTGAGTCCCCACGACTTGCGTGCTGCCCTGGTCTGGTTGCGCAGCTTCGGGTTGATGATCTCGTCGATCGAGAAGTTGATCAGCGAGAGCGCCGCACCGAACAGCGCGATGACGAGTCCCGGCGGCACGAACCACCACCACGCACCCTGTGTGAGCGCGAGGTCGTTGTAGGCCTGAAACAGGATGGTGCCGAGGGTGAACGTGTTGTTGGCGCCGAGGCCGAGGAACGACAGCCCCGCCTCGCCGAGGATCGCGAAGATGACGGCGAAGACGAACTGCGACGCCATCACAGGGATGAGGTTGGGCAGGATCTCCACGACCAGTACCCGCCACGTCTTCTCCCCCGCGACTTTCGATGCGGCGACGTAGTCGCGGTTGCGCAGAGACAGTGTGACGGCCCTGAGCACGCGGGCCGATCCTGCCCAGCTTGTGATCGCCAGAACCAGGGCGATGAGAAAAAGGCCCCGCTGTTCCTGCGGAACGTAGCTGCCGATCACGATGACGAGCGGCAGACCGGGGATGACGAGCACCACGTTGGTGAAGAGCGAGAAGCCTTCGTCGACGAATCCGCCGATGTAGGCGCCGAGGATGCCGAAGAACGCCGAGAGCACGGTCGCGAGCACGCCGACGGCGAAGCCGATGATCAGCGAGCCGCGCACGCCGTACGCGATCTGCGTCCAGACATCCGCGCCGGTCTGGGTGGTTCCCAGCCAGTGCTGCGCCGACGGTGGAGCGAAGAAGTCGGTGCTGATCGCGGTCGGGTCGCCGACGAGCAGGGGCCCGACGATGCCCCACAGGATGATGACGCCCGCGATGATCAGGCCGGCGATGAGCTTCGGCGATCGGGACGGCATGAGCCGGGCGAAGCTGCGCTTCGACGTGGCCTTGGGCGGTGCGACCTCGGTCGCGACGAGTGTGGATGCCATGTCAGGGCCCTCCTAAGACCGCGCGCGGGTGCGCGGGTCGATGATGCCGTTCAGCACGTCGACGACGAGATTCGCGCCGAGCACCGAGAGTGAGATCACGAGGAACACACCCTGCATGAGCGTGTAGTCGTTGTTCGAGACGGAGGAGAACAGCAGTTGCCCGATGCCGGGGTAGCTGAACACCTGCTCGGTCACGATCGACCCGGCGACGACGAAGCCGAGCGAGATGGCGAATCCGGAGAGCGACGGCAGCACCGCGTTGCGCGCCGCGTAGGTCATGCGCACGCGACGCGGGTTGAGGCCCTTCGCCTCCGCCGTGACGATGTAGTCCTCGGAGAGCGTGGAGACCATCATGTTGCGCATGCCGAGCATCCAGCCGCCGATCGAGGAGAGCACGATCGTGAGGGCGGGGAGGAAGCCGTAGTAGATGGCGCTGCCGATGAAGTCGAGTGAGAAGCCCGGGGTGGTCGTCGCGACGTTGTAGCCGCCCGCATAGGGGAACAGCGGAATCACTCTGGTCAACACCAGCACGAGGATCAGCGCGAGCCAGAAGTACGGCACCGATTGGAACATCGTGGTGACCGGAATGAGGTTGTCGAGCCACGACCCGCGCTTCCAGCCGGCGAGCATGCCGAGACCGACGCCGAGGATGAACGAGATCACTGTGGCGAGCCCGACCAGCGCGATCGTCCAGGGCAGCGCCTGGCCGATCATCGTCGTGACCTGTTCCGGGTAGTTGCTCGACGAGATGCCGAGGTTTCCGTGCAGCAGGTTGACGATGTAGTCGCCGTACTGCTGCAGGATGTTGCCGCTTCCGCCGCCGAGCTCGATCTCGAGGGCGTGCCTGGTGCCCGGGGCGATCGTCATGCCCGCCGCCGACATCTTGTTCATCATGATGTCGACCGGATTGCCGGGCATCATGCGAGGAATGAAGAAGTTGATCGTGACCGCCGCCCAGAGCGCGACGACGTAGAACGCGATCTTCTGCAGGTAGAACCGCATTTCTGTCTGCTTTCTGCGCGACCGGGGCCGGGTGGATGCCCTTGGCACCCACCCGACTCCGGTCCCTGTCGCGTTGTGGTTACTTCACCGGGCGGATCGTCTTGAGAACGATTCCGACACCCCAGTTGCCGCCCCACGGAAGCGGGAATGCGTACTGGTTGTTCTGGGTCGGCCATCCGGTGGCGCGCGAGTTGTTGTACTCGGCGAGCGCGGAGTTCACGTACACCGGCACGTACGGCATGTCCTTGACGATCTGGTCCTGGATCGTCTTGTACGCGGCCTGCTTCACCGACTCGTCGTTGGTGGTGGCGAGCTTCTTCACAGCGGCGTCGACAGCGGCGTTCGAGTAGCGCGTCGTGTTGGTCGACGGAGCGGGGCTGCCGACCTTGGCCGTGGCCGACGACGCGAGGTACGCGCTGTACTGGTAGTACGGGTCGCTCGAGACGCCCATGTTGACGGAGTTCATCGACATCTGGAACTTGCCGGTCGACTCGGCCTGGCTCCACGCGTTCTGCGCCATCTGATTGACGGCGAGCTTGATTCCGGCCGCCTTGAACTGACCCTGCAGCAGCTGGCAGATCGTGTCGTAGTCGGTCCAGCCGGACACGACGTTGATGGTGAGGTCGAGTTCCTGGCCGTTCTTCGCGTAATACCCGTTCGATCCGAGCTTCCAGCCGTCGGCCTCGAGCAGGCTCTTGGCCTTGGAGACGTCAGCGGTCTGCGGAACCTCCATGTAGTCGGGGCTCGTGATCTGCGACTTGTTCACCGTGTTGAGCAGCAGAGACGGGGATGCCGGTGCACTGAAGCCGGCCGCGGCCTGCGTGTCGAGCTGCTTGCGATCCATCGCGTAGTACATCGCCTGCCGAACGGCGGTGTCGGTCTGCGGTCCGGTGCAGCCGAGCGAGGCGTTCTCGCACGTGAACAGCGCGGTGGTCGCCTGCGGCGAGTTGGAGTAGCTGAGGTTCTTGTTCTTCGCCATGATGCTCTTCAGCGTCGGGAGGAACGAGCCCATGTAGTCGGTCTGGCCAGCCTGCAGTGCCGAGGTGGCGGCATCCGCGTTCGCCAGCGAGATGTAGCGCACTTCGTCGACCTTCGGCGCGTTGTCGCCTGTGCCCCAGTAGTTCGGGTTCTTCTCGAGCACGAAGCTCTGCGGCGTGAAGCTCTTCAGCATGTAGGGGCCGGTGCCGACCGGGTGCACGTTGGTCACCTTGGTGGGGTCGGAGATCTTCGACCAGATACTCTGCGGCACGATCGGCTCGTTGCCGAGGATCTGCGGCTCGAGGGTGAACGATGTGGCCGGGAAGGTGATGACGACGGTGTCGTCCGCGGTCTTCTTCGCCACCCATTTGGT from Humibacter ginsenosidimutans harbors:
- a CDS encoding ABC transporter ATP-binding protein, whose protein sequence is MSQATSIRPPRRETDPVLTIDDFSVDYLGERTTHAVKNVSLTLGRGEVLGLAGESGCGKSTLAYGVTRLLKPPALITSGSATFHSREGYSVDLASLGGADLRAFRWDKISMVFQGAMNSLNPVISVQAQLEDIFTTHRPEMKWKERRQVAGDLLERVGVDRSRLKSFPHELSGGMRQRVMIAMAMALDPQVMIMDEPTTALDVVVQREILDEITRLRSELGFAVIFITHDLPLLLEISDRIAVMKGGEIVELGDAYELYTNPQHPYTKRLLASFPSLTGERGDFIRTGVADARLGVEDAVTAVAHSEGADR
- a CDS encoding ABC transporter permease, giving the protein MASTLVATEVAPPKATSKRSFARLMPSRSPKLIAGLIIAGVIILWGIVGPLLVGDPTAISTDFFAPPSAQHWLGTTQTGADVWTQIAYGVRGSLIIGFAVGVLATVLSAFFGILGAYIGGFVDEGFSLFTNVVLVIPGLPLVIVIGSYVPQEQRGLFLIALVLAITSWAGSARVLRAVTLSLRNRDYVAASKVAGEKTWRVLVVEILPNLIPVMASQFVFAVIFAILGEAGLSFLGLGANNTFTLGTILFQAYNDLALTQGAWWWFVPPGLVIALFGAALSLINFSIDEIINPKLRNQTRAARKSWGLTSEQIKRLEKEDIK
- a CDS encoding ABC transporter permease; amino-acid sequence: MRFYLQKIAFYVVALWAAVTINFFIPRMMPGNPVDIMMNKMSAAGMTIAPGTRHALEIELGGGSGNILQQYGDYIVNLLHGNLGISSSNYPEQVTTMIGQALPWTIALVGLATVISFILGVGLGMLAGWKRGSWLDNLIPVTTMFQSVPYFWLALILVLVLTRVIPLFPYAGGYNVATTTPGFSLDFIGSAIYYGFLPALTIVLSSIGGWMLGMRNMMVSTLSEDYIVTAEAKGLNPRRVRMTYAARNAVLPSLSGFAISLGFVVAGSIVTEQVFSYPGIGQLLFSSVSNNDYTLMQGVFLVISLSVLGANLVVDVLNGIIDPRTRARS
- a CDS encoding ABC transporter substrate-binding protein, whose product is MSTHSTRRRLGVALVAVATAATLALSGCSSDGGSKSASGTTSVTLFSGQVGNFVENFNPLNNTGAYLQPTNGVLYEPLFYYNKARAGKPVPLLGTSYSWNSDGTVLTVKVRQGVKWSDGKAETADDVVYSLNLVSDNPALNTSGTKWVAKKTADDTVVITFPATSFTLEPQILGNEPIVPQSIWSKISDPTKVTNVHPVGTGPYMLKSFTPQSFVLEKNPNYWGTGDNAPKVDEVRYISLANADAATSALQAGQTDYMGSFLPTLKSIMAKNKNLSYSNSPQATTALFTCENASLGCTGPQTDTAVRQAMYYAMDRKQLDTQAAAGFSAPASPSLLLNTVNKSQITSPDYMEVPQTADVSKAKSLLEADGWKLGSNGYYAKNGQELDLTINVVSGWTDYDTICQLLQGQFKAAGIKLAVNQMAQNAWSQAESTGKFQMSMNSVNMGVSSDPYYQYSAYLASSATAKVGSPAPSTNTTRYSNAAVDAAVKKLATTNDESVKQAAYKTIQDQIVKDMPYVPVYVNSALAEYNNSRATGWPTQNNQYAFPLPWGGNWGVGIVLKTIRPVK